From one Odontesthes bonariensis isolate fOdoBon6 chromosome 14, fOdoBon6.hap1, whole genome shotgun sequence genomic stretch:
- the LOC142398631 gene encoding tripartite motif-containing protein 16-like — translation MAQTGDQLNQDISLVSCSICLDVLKDPVTIPCGHSYCINCIKVHWDGEDPKGIHSCPQCRKTFTPRPVLVKNTMLADLVEQLKKTGLQAAPADHCYAGAEDVACDFCSGRKLKAIKSCLFCLASYCEKHLQPHYDSSTFKKHKLVEPSKNLQENICSVHDEVMKMFCRTDQKSICYLCSVDEHKGHDTVSAAAERTERQRELEGSRQQIQQRIQDAEKDVKLLQQEVEAIDRSADKTEEHSQKIFTELIRLLQKRSSDVKQQIRSQQEAEGSRVKELQEKLEQEITELKRKDAELQQLSHTEDHSQFLLNYPSVSALSESTHSPSIQIRPLRHFEDVTAAVSELRDKLQDILREEGTNISLRVAEVDVLLSEPEPKSRADFLKYSCQITLDPNTANTRLLLSEGNRKVTVMDGLQSYSTHPEIFTGWFQVLSRESLTGHCYWEVEMRGGGAVFVAVAYKNISRAGDEYRFIFNDKSWALYCYQNSYTFWYKKMKTTISGPQSSRVGVYLDHRAGILSFYSVSETMTLLHRVQTTFTQPLYAGVRFWDSGSSAEFV, via the coding sequence atggcTCAGACAGGGGATCAGCTGAACCAAGATATCTCTCTTGTCTCTTGTTCGATCTGTCTGGATGTactgaaggatccggtgactattccctgtggacacagctactgcatcaACTGTATTAAAGTccactgggatggagaggatccaaagggaatccacagctgccctcagtgcaggaaaACTTTCACACCGAGGCCTGTCCTGGTAAAaaacaccatgttagctgatttagtggagcagctgaagaagactggactccaagctgctcctgctgatcactgctatgctggagctgaagatgtggcctgtgatttctgctctggaagaaaactgaaagccatcaagtcctgtttattctgtctggcctcttactgtgagaaacaccttcagcctcattatgattcaTCTACATTcaagaaacacaagctggtggagccctccaagaacctccaggagaacatctgctctgttcacgatgaggtgatgaagatgttctgccgtaccGATCAGAAGtccatctgttatctctgctctgtggatgaacataaaggccacgacacagtgtcagctgcagcagaaaggactgagaggcagagagagctggaggggagtcggcagcagatccagcagagaatccaggacgcagagaaagatgtgaagctgcttcagcaggaggtggaggccatcgatcggtctgctgataaaacagaggagcacagccagaagatcttcactgagcttatccgtctcctccagaaaagaagctctgatgtgaagcagcagatcagatcccagcaggaagctgaagggagtcgagtcaaagagcttcaggagaagctggagcaggagatcactgagctgaagaggaaagatgctgagctgcagcagctctcacacacagaggatcacagccagtttctgctcAACTACCCCTCAGTGTCAGCACTCAGTGAGTCTACACACTCACCCAGCatccagatccgtcctctgaggcactttgaggatgtgacagcagctgtgtcagagctcagagataaactacaggacatcctgagagaggaagggaccaacatctcactgagagtcgctgaagtggatgttttactgtcagaaccagaaccaaagagcagagctgacttcttgaaatattcatgtcaaatcacactggatccaaataCAGCAAACACACggctgttactgtcagaggggaacagaaaagtgacggTAATGGATGGACTTCAGTCTTATTCTACTCATCCAGAAATATTCACTGGATGgtttcaggtcctgagcagagagagtctgactggacattgttactgggaggtggagatgagagggggaggagcagtttttgtagcagtcgcatacaagaacatcagcagagcaggggaTGAATATAGATTTAtatttaatgacaaatcttgggcattaTATTGTTACCAAAACAGTTATACATTTTGGTACAAAAAGATGAAAACCACCATCTCAGGTCCCCAGtcctccagagtgggagtgtacctggatcacagagcaggtattctgtccttctacagcgtctctgaaaccatgactctcctccacagagtccagaccacattcacccAGCCGCTCTATGCTGGAGTTAGATTTTGGGACTCTGGATCCTCagcagagtttgtgtaa